In Nocardioides conyzicola, one genomic interval encodes:
- the scpA gene encoding methylmalonyl-CoA mutase — MGWPDNKPWTSPEGIEIQSFYNDGHLEGLDALDTLPGLSPFLRGPYPTMYTTQPWTIRQYAGFSTAEESNAFYRRNLAAGQKGLSVAFDLATHRGYDSDHPRVRGDVGMAGVAIDSIYDTRTLFDGIPLDEMSVSMTMNGAVLPVLALYIAAAEEQGVKPEQLAGTIQNDILKEFMVRNTYIYPPAPSMRIISDIFSYTSAKMPRFNSISISGYHIQEAGATADLELAYTLADGVEYIRAGLATGMTIDQFAPRLSFFWAIGMNFFMEIAKMRAARALWARLVREFEPQNPKSLSLRTHSQTSGWSLTAQDVFNNVQRTAIEAMAATQGHTQSLHTNALDEAIALPTDFSARIARNTQLLLQQESGTTGTIDPWAGSYYVERLTHDLAERAWAHIQEAEQAGGMAAAIEQGIPKMRIEEAAARTQARIDSGAQKVIGVNTYRLAAEDKLDVLRVDNDDVYRQQIAKLERLRAERNDDDVRRALEALTGSAERGPDGGPGLDGNLLALAVDAARAKATVGEISDALEKVYGRHQAVIRTISGVYRDESSHGDGSLLQQVLDATEEFEEAEGRRPRILVAKMGQDGHDRGQKVIVSAFADMGFDVDVGPLFSTPEEVAQQAVDADVHIVGVSSLAAGHLALLPALKQALADQGRPDIMVVIGGVIPPDDVPTLQEMGAAAVFLPGTVIAESALDLLAKLRDQLDH, encoded by the coding sequence ATGGGCTGGCCCGACAACAAGCCGTGGACCTCGCCCGAGGGGATCGAGATCCAGTCCTTCTACAACGACGGGCACCTCGAGGGCCTCGACGCGCTCGACACCCTGCCCGGCCTGAGCCCGTTCCTGCGCGGGCCCTACCCGACGATGTACACGACCCAGCCGTGGACGATCCGGCAGTACGCCGGGTTCTCGACCGCCGAGGAGTCCAACGCCTTCTACCGCCGCAACCTCGCGGCCGGGCAGAAGGGGCTCAGCGTCGCCTTCGACCTCGCGACCCACCGCGGCTACGACTCCGACCACCCGCGGGTGCGCGGTGACGTCGGCATGGCCGGCGTGGCGATCGACTCGATCTACGACACCCGCACCCTCTTCGACGGCATCCCGCTCGACGAGATGTCGGTGTCGATGACCATGAACGGCGCCGTGCTGCCCGTGCTCGCCCTCTACATCGCGGCGGCCGAGGAGCAGGGGGTGAAGCCGGAGCAGCTCGCGGGGACGATCCAGAACGACATCCTCAAGGAGTTCATGGTCCGCAACACCTACATCTACCCGCCGGCGCCGAGCATGCGGATCATCTCCGACATCTTCAGCTACACCTCCGCGAAGATGCCGCGCTTCAACTCGATCTCGATCTCGGGCTACCACATCCAGGAGGCCGGGGCGACGGCCGACCTGGAGCTCGCGTACACGCTTGCCGACGGTGTCGAGTACATCCGCGCCGGGCTCGCGACCGGCATGACGATCGACCAGTTCGCGCCGCGGCTGTCCTTCTTCTGGGCGATCGGCATGAACTTCTTCATGGAGATCGCCAAGATGCGCGCCGCCCGCGCCCTGTGGGCCAGGCTCGTGCGCGAGTTCGAGCCGCAGAACCCCAAGTCGCTCAGCCTGCGCACCCACAGCCAGACCTCCGGCTGGTCGCTGACCGCGCAGGACGTCTTCAACAACGTCCAGCGCACCGCGATCGAGGCGATGGCCGCGACCCAGGGCCACACCCAGTCGCTGCACACCAACGCCCTCGACGAGGCGATCGCGCTGCCCACGGACTTCTCGGCCCGGATCGCGCGCAACACCCAGCTCCTGCTGCAGCAGGAGAGCGGCACGACGGGCACGATCGACCCCTGGGCCGGCTCCTACTACGTGGAGCGGCTGACGCACGACCTCGCCGAGCGCGCCTGGGCGCACATCCAGGAGGCCGAGCAGGCCGGCGGCATGGCCGCCGCCATCGAGCAGGGCATCCCCAAGATGCGCATCGAGGAGGCGGCCGCCCGCACCCAGGCCCGGATCGACTCCGGCGCCCAGAAGGTGATCGGCGTCAACACCTACCGCCTCGCCGCCGAGGACAAGCTGGATGTGCTCCGGGTCGACAACGACGACGTCTACCGCCAGCAGATCGCCAAGCTCGAGCGGCTGCGCGCCGAGCGCAACGACGACGACGTACGCCGCGCCCTCGAGGCCCTGACCGGCTCGGCCGAGCGGGGTCCCGACGGGGGCCCCGGGCTCGACGGCAACCTGCTCGCGCTCGCGGTCGACGCCGCCCGGGCCAAGGCCACCGTCGGCGAGATCTCCGACGCGCTGGAGAAGGTCTACGGCCGGCACCAGGCCGTGATCCGTACGATCAGCGGCGTGTACAGGGACGAGTCGAGCCACGGCGACGGCTCCCTGCTCCAGCAGGTCCTGGACGCGACCGAGGAGTTCGAGGAGGCCGAGGGGCGCCGCCCGCGCATCCTGGTCGCCAAGATGGGCCAGGACGGCCACGACCGCGGCCAGAAGGTGATCGTCAGCGCCTTCGCCGACATGGGCTTCGACGTCGACGTGGGCCCGCTCTTCTCGACGCCCGAGGAGGTCGCCCAGCAGGCGGTGGACGCCGACGTGCACATCGTCGGGGTCTCGTCGCTGGCGGCCGGCCACCTGGCGCTGCTGCCTGCCCTCAAGCAGGCGCTCGCCGACCAGGGCCGTCCCGACATCATGGTCGTCATCGGCGGCGTGATCCCGCCCGACGACGTGCCCACGCTGCAGGAGATGGGCGCCGCCGCGGTCTTCCTGCCCGGCACGGTCATCGCCGAGTCCGCGCTCGACCTCCTGGCCAAGCTGCGCGACCAGCTCGACCACTAG
- the meaB gene encoding methylmalonyl Co-A mutase-associated GTPase MeaB produces the protein MPTVEALVAGIREGRRAAVSQAITLVESTSRRHRDQARELLTELASAPGESVRVGISGVPGVGKSTFIEALGSRLTAAGHRVGVLAVDPSSVRTGGSVLGDKTRMARLATDPHAFIRPSPSAGTLGGVARATVQAMAVLEAASYDVVLVETVGVGQSEVTVAGMVDTFLFLTLARTGDQLQGIKKGILEIADVIAVNKADGDRQQEAKVAARDLAGALRLVRGHGEWAPPVITCSALEDSGVDDVWERIGSHREHLGATGLADKRAHQQLDFTWALVRDELDQRLRHSVGVRAMRDEVRAAVLAGELPATVAADRILAAYDRN, from the coding sequence ATGCCCACCGTCGAGGCGCTCGTCGCGGGGATCCGGGAGGGCCGCCGTGCGGCCGTCTCGCAGGCGATCACGCTGGTCGAGTCGACCAGCCGCCGGCACCGGGACCAGGCACGGGAGCTGCTGACCGAGCTCGCGTCCGCCCCGGGCGAGTCGGTGCGGGTCGGCATCTCCGGCGTGCCCGGGGTCGGGAAGTCCACGTTCATCGAGGCCCTCGGCTCCCGCCTCACCGCCGCCGGCCACCGCGTCGGCGTGCTGGCCGTGGACCCGTCCAGCGTCCGCACCGGCGGGTCCGTGCTCGGCGACAAGACCCGGATGGCGCGGCTGGCCACCGACCCGCACGCCTTCATCCGGCCCTCGCCCAGCGCCGGCACGCTCGGCGGCGTCGCGCGCGCGACCGTGCAGGCGATGGCGGTGCTCGAGGCCGCGTCGTACGACGTCGTGCTGGTCGAGACCGTCGGCGTCGGCCAGTCCGAGGTGACCGTGGCCGGGATGGTCGACACGTTCCTCTTCCTGACCCTGGCCCGCACCGGCGACCAGCTCCAGGGCATCAAGAAGGGCATCCTCGAGATCGCCGACGTGATCGCGGTCAACAAGGCCGACGGCGACCGGCAGCAGGAGGCCAAGGTCGCCGCGCGCGACCTCGCCGGCGCGCTGCGCCTCGTGCGCGGACACGGCGAGTGGGCGCCTCCGGTGATCACCTGCTCGGCGCTCGAGGACAGCGGGGTCGACGACGTCTGGGAGCGGATCGGGTCGCACCGCGAGCACCTCGGCGCGACCGGGCTCGCCGACAAGCGCGCCCACCAGCAGCTCGACTTCACTTGGGCGCTGGTCCGCGACGAGCTCGACCAGCGGCTGCGGCACTCGGTCGGCGTACGCGCCATGCGCGACGAGGTGCGCGCCGCCGTGCTGGCCGGCGAGCTCCCCGCCACCGTCGCGGCCGATCGGATCCTCGCGGCGTACGACCGGAACTGA
- a CDS encoding ScyD/ScyE family protein, with protein sequence MRINRIAAVSATLALAATTAAVLPAGQAAAPQPKTLAKHLVAPLSAAVDDDGTAYVTQNFAGLLTKVRPGKKATTVYASKGGNEVGGVSVFHGKLVFTETASDAKGNPSKSWVKWIAPSGKVRTLANVRRYENDKNPDGKVTYGVRTIDETCAGQWPAEAGPPKYDGAKDSHPYATLQTDEGTTFVADAGMNAVITISPRGKIRTLAVLPAVPVTITAEVAGAMGLPECAVGQTYYGEPVPTDVALDDGKLVVTTEGGGLGEQMPLGSVYRVGLKSGKVKKVVGGLFAPVGVAVGRNGDLFVSQLFGGEISRIKHGTTKVRTYAEAGLPAAVEWTSRGLYATVDAVPPEEGAPNGKLVRFRR encoded by the coding sequence ATGCGCATCAACCGGATCGCCGCGGTGTCGGCGACGCTCGCACTCGCAGCCACGACGGCTGCGGTCCTGCCGGCCGGCCAGGCCGCGGCGCCCCAGCCCAAGACTCTCGCCAAGCACCTCGTCGCCCCGCTCAGCGCGGCGGTCGACGACGACGGCACGGCGTACGTCACCCAGAACTTCGCGGGCCTGCTCACCAAGGTCCGCCCGGGCAAGAAGGCCACGACCGTCTATGCCAGCAAGGGTGGCAACGAGGTCGGCGGCGTCTCCGTCTTCCACGGCAAGCTGGTCTTCACCGAGACCGCCAGCGACGCGAAGGGCAACCCCTCGAAGTCGTGGGTGAAGTGGATCGCCCCGTCGGGCAAGGTGCGCACCCTCGCCAACGTCCGTAGGTACGAGAACGACAAGAACCCCGATGGCAAGGTCACCTACGGCGTCCGCACCATCGACGAGACGTGCGCCGGCCAGTGGCCGGCCGAGGCCGGGCCGCCGAAGTACGACGGGGCGAAGGACTCGCACCCGTACGCCACGCTCCAGACCGACGAGGGCACGACCTTCGTCGCCGACGCCGGCATGAACGCGGTGATCACGATCTCGCCGCGCGGCAAGATCCGCACGCTCGCGGTCCTGCCCGCGGTTCCGGTCACGATCACCGCCGAGGTGGCCGGCGCCATGGGCCTGCCCGAGTGTGCCGTCGGCCAGACCTACTACGGCGAGCCCGTGCCGACCGACGTCGCGCTCGACGACGGCAAGCTCGTCGTGACCACGGAGGGCGGCGGCCTCGGTGAGCAGATGCCGCTGGGGTCGGTCTACCGCGTGGGCCTCAAGAGCGGGAAGGTGAAGAAGGTCGTCGGCGGCCTGTTCGCGCCGGTCGGCGTCGCCGTCGGCAGGAACGGCGACCTCTTCGTCTCGCAGCTCTTCGGCGGCGAGATCTCTCGCATCAAGCACGGGACCACGAAGGTCCGCACGTACGCCGAGGCGGGCCTCCCCGCGGCCGTCGAGTGGACGTCGCGCGGGCTCTACGCCACCGTCGACGCGGTGCCGCCGGAGGAAGGCGCGCCGAACGGCAAGCTGGTGCGCTTCCGGCGCTGA
- a CDS encoding amidohydrolase — MSIASPSPAETPADAVIDDVVAGLEDELVAFRRDLHAHPELSWREVRTTSLVAARIAQAGWRVTELPRTGLVAEIGTDGPVVALRADLDALPVPDLTGDPWASTVEGVTHACGHDVHTAALVGAAVALGRVHEQGLLPGRVRLLFQPAEEVMPGGALSLIELGALDDVDRVFGLHCDPTLDVGSVGLREGPITGAADHLDVTLSGSGGHTSRPHLTEDLTYALGKVVTELPSILSRRLDPRAGVSVVWGIVHAGSAHNVIPASGRVGGTVRMLDAVAWSEAEKLVPLLVEQIVAPYGVHAQVDYQRGVPPVVNDLAAITLLAGAVERVLGHDGHVPTQQSLGGEDFGWYLDRVPGAMGRLGTRAPGGPTYDLHQGNLRVDDRAVGIGARVLAQVAVAFHGVL; from the coding sequence ATGTCCATCGCCAGTCCCAGCCCCGCAGAGACGCCCGCCGACGCCGTGATCGACGATGTCGTCGCGGGTCTCGAGGACGAGCTGGTCGCCTTCCGGCGCGACCTGCACGCCCACCCGGAGCTCTCCTGGCGGGAGGTGCGGACCACCTCGCTGGTCGCGGCCCGGATCGCCCAGGCGGGCTGGCGGGTCACCGAGCTGCCGCGCACGGGCCTGGTGGCCGAGATCGGCACCGACGGGCCGGTGGTCGCCCTGCGGGCCGACCTCGACGCGCTCCCGGTCCCGGACCTGACCGGCGACCCGTGGGCCAGCACCGTCGAGGGCGTGACCCACGCCTGCGGCCACGACGTCCACACCGCGGCCCTGGTCGGTGCCGCGGTCGCGCTCGGCCGCGTCCACGAGCAGGGGCTGCTGCCGGGGCGGGTCCGGCTGCTCTTCCAGCCGGCCGAGGAGGTGATGCCCGGCGGAGCGCTCTCGCTGATCGAGCTGGGCGCCCTCGACGACGTCGACCGGGTCTTCGGGCTGCACTGCGACCCCACGCTCGACGTCGGCAGCGTCGGCCTCCGCGAGGGCCCGATCACCGGCGCCGCGGACCACCTCGACGTGACCCTCAGCGGCTCGGGCGGCCACACCTCCCGGCCCCACCTGACCGAGGACCTCACCTACGCGCTCGGGAAGGTCGTCACCGAGCTCCCGTCGATCCTGTCGCGGCGCCTCGACCCCCGCGCCGGCGTGAGCGTGGTCTGGGGCATCGTCCACGCCGGCAGCGCCCACAACGTCATCCCGGCGAGCGGCCGGGTGGGCGGCACGGTGCGGATGCTCGACGCCGTCGCCTGGTCCGAGGCCGAGAAGCTGGTGCCGCTGCTCGTGGAGCAGATCGTGGCGCCGTACGGCGTGCACGCGCAGGTCGACTACCAGCGCGGGGTGCCGCCGGTGGTCAACGACCTGGCCGCCATCACGCTGCTCGCCGGAGCCGTCGAGCGGGTGCTCGGGCACGATGGGCACGTTCCCACCCAGCAGAGCCTCGGCGGCGAGGACTTCGGCTGGTACCTCGACCGCGTGCCCGGCGCCATGGGCCGCCTCGGCACGCGCGCACCGGGCGGTCCGACGTACGACCTGCACCAGGGCAACCTGCGCGTCGACGACCGGGCCGTGGGCATCGGCGCCCGCGTGCTGGCACAGGTGGCGGTCGCGTTCCACGGCGTTCTTTGA
- a CDS encoding BMP family ABC transporter substrate-binding protein — protein sequence MRRTTKFAALLSVSVLALGACGSSDSDGGNKASDGGSSAAASADVCKDAKGDGPKIGLAYDVGGRGDQSFNDSAYEGLSKAVKDFDATCIEGEAQDGEAESAREDRLRQMADAGATAIIGVGFAYSDSVNAVAPDYPDVNFGVVDGFDPDDKANDNVAYFSFAANEASFLVGVAAAEKTQSKQVGFVGGVHNDLIKGFEAGFTAGVKAVDPSIKVDVAYIEESDLAGFGDPAGGKTAAAGEFDKGADVVYHASGASGSGVFDAAVEAGDGKWAIGVDSDQYLTATKEQQPHILTSALKRVDVATYDFIKSVNDGSAKTSYVTYDLKNDGVGYATSGGFVDDIKADIDGFADKIKAGTITVPTAP from the coding sequence TTGCGACGCACCACGAAGTTTGCAGCCCTGCTGTCGGTCAGCGTGCTGGCCCTCGGGGCCTGCGGCAGCAGCGACAGTGACGGCGGCAACAAGGCCAGCGACGGCGGTTCCTCCGCTGCGGCCAGTGCCGACGTCTGCAAGGACGCCAAGGGCGACGGACCCAAGATCGGCCTCGCGTACGACGTGGGCGGCCGCGGCGACCAGTCCTTCAACGACTCCGCCTACGAGGGTCTCTCGAAGGCCGTCAAGGACTTCGACGCCACCTGCATCGAGGGTGAGGCACAGGACGGCGAGGCCGAGTCGGCCCGCGAGGACCGCCTCCGCCAGATGGCCGACGCCGGCGCGACCGCCATCATCGGTGTCGGCTTCGCCTACAGCGACTCGGTCAACGCCGTGGCCCCGGACTACCCGGACGTCAACTTCGGCGTCGTCGACGGCTTCGACCCCGACGACAAGGCCAACGACAACGTCGCGTACTTCTCCTTCGCTGCCAACGAGGCGTCCTTCCTCGTGGGTGTGGCTGCTGCTGAGAAGACCCAGTCCAAGCAGGTCGGCTTCGTCGGCGGCGTGCACAACGACCTGATCAAGGGCTTCGAGGCCGGCTTCACCGCTGGTGTCAAGGCCGTCGACCCGAGCATCAAGGTCGACGTCGCCTACATCGAGGAGAGCGACCTCGCCGGCTTCGGCGACCCGGCCGGTGGCAAGACCGCCGCCGCAGGTGAGTTCGACAAGGGTGCCGACGTGGTCTACCACGCCTCCGGCGCCTCGGGCAGCGGTGTCTTCGACGCCGCGGTCGAGGCCGGCGACGGCAAGTGGGCGATCGGTGTCGACTCCGACCAGTACCTCACCGCGACCAAGGAGCAGCAGCCGCACATCCTGACCTCGGCGCTCAAGCGCGTCGACGTCGCGACGTACGACTTCATCAAGTCGGTCAACGACGGGTCTGCGAAGACCAGCTACGTCACGTACGACCTGAAGAACGACGGCGTCGGCTACGCCACCTCCGGTGGCTTCGTCGACGACATCAAGGCCGACATCGACGGCTTCGCCGACAAGATCAAGGCTGGCACCATCACGGTTCCCACCGCCCCGTGA
- a CDS encoding ABC transporter ATP-binding protein: MPAAPPAPGASATEAVVQAPEVRLTGIGKRFPGVIANHDVELTIRPATVHALIGENGAGKSTLMKILYGVQKPDDGTIEVGGTERTFRTPTDAIQVGIGMVFQHFMLADNLTALENAVLGAERLFGIGDKARAEFESISERYGFGLRPDVLVETLGVADRQRLEILKVLFRGAKVLILDEPTAVLVPQEVDALFANLRDLRAHGHSVLFISHKLDEVLAIADDITVMRRGTTVGSAVPGEVTKQELAEMMVGSELPSPETSESTVTDVVQLSLVDVTLTDDAGRDLLRDISFDIHRGEILGIAGVEGNGQAELVETVMGMRKLTSGRILLGEEDVTSWDTRRLRESGVGYIPEDRHRHGLLLDSPLWENRILGHQTRPPSAKGLWINRSAARKDTRRIVDEYDVRAPGIDTVARALSGGNQQKLIIGREMSGDPVLLIASHPTRGVDVGAQAAIWGHIKQARRNGLAVLLISADLDELIGLSDRIEVILRGQLVGTFDPSAVTPKDLGAAMTGGGEA; the protein is encoded by the coding sequence TTGCCCGCAGCGCCTCCCGCACCCGGCGCCAGCGCGACCGAAGCGGTCGTCCAGGCTCCCGAGGTCCGGCTGACCGGCATCGGCAAGCGCTTTCCCGGCGTGATCGCCAACCACGACGTCGAGCTCACGATCCGGCCGGCGACGGTCCATGCGCTGATCGGTGAGAATGGCGCCGGCAAGTCCACGCTGATGAAGATCCTGTACGGCGTGCAGAAGCCCGACGACGGCACCATCGAGGTCGGCGGCACCGAGCGGACCTTCCGCACGCCCACCGACGCGATCCAGGTCGGCATCGGCATGGTCTTCCAGCACTTCATGCTGGCCGACAACCTGACCGCGCTCGAGAACGCCGTCCTCGGCGCCGAGCGCCTCTTCGGCATCGGTGACAAGGCCCGTGCGGAGTTCGAGTCGATCTCCGAGCGCTACGGCTTCGGCCTGCGGCCCGACGTCCTGGTCGAGACCCTCGGCGTCGCCGACCGCCAGCGGCTGGAGATCCTCAAGGTCCTCTTCCGCGGGGCGAAGGTCCTGATCCTCGACGAGCCGACGGCCGTACTGGTGCCGCAGGAGGTCGACGCGCTGTTCGCCAACCTCCGGGACCTGCGGGCGCACGGCCACTCCGTGCTCTTCATCTCCCACAAGCTCGACGAGGTCCTCGCGATCGCCGACGACATCACGGTCATGCGGCGCGGCACCACCGTCGGGTCCGCCGTGCCCGGCGAGGTGACCAAGCAGGAGCTCGCCGAGATGATGGTCGGCTCCGAGCTCCCGTCACCGGAGACCTCCGAGTCCACCGTGACCGACGTCGTCCAGCTCTCGCTGGTCGACGTGACGCTCACCGACGACGCCGGCCGCGACCTCCTCCGCGACATCAGCTTCGACATCCACCGCGGCGAGATCCTCGGCATCGCGGGCGTCGAGGGCAACGGCCAGGCCGAGCTCGTCGAGACCGTGATGGGCATGCGCAAGCTCACCTCGGGACGGATCCTCCTCGGCGAGGAGGACGTCACCTCCTGGGACACCCGCAGGCTCCGCGAGTCGGGCGTCGGCTACATCCCCGAGGACCGGCACCGGCACGGCCTGCTGCTGGACTCCCCGCTGTGGGAGAACCGGATCCTCGGCCACCAGACCCGCCCGCCCAGCGCGAAGGGCCTGTGGATCAACCGCTCCGCGGCCCGCAAGGACACCCGCCGGATCGTGGACGAGTACGACGTACGCGCGCCGGGGATCGACACCGTCGCCCGGGCGCTCTCCGGCGGCAACCAGCAGAAGCTGATCATCGGGCGCGAGATGAGCGGCGACCCGGTCCTGCTCATCGCGTCCCACCCCACGCGAGGGGTGGACGTCGGCGCCCAGGCCGCCATCTGGGGCCACATCAAGCAGGCCCGCCGCAACGGCCTCGCCGTGCTCCTGATCTCGGCCGACCTCGACGAGCTGATCGGCCTCTCCGACCGGATCGAGGTCATCTTGCGTGGACAGCTCGTCGGCACCTTCGACCCGTCGGCGGTGACGCCCAAGGACCTCGGGGCGGCCATGACGGGAGGTGGGGAGGCATGA
- a CDS encoding ABC transporter permease, giving the protein MSFVRRFGFALLAPVIAVLIAMLATSVVISLSGSDSTVGDFWSIILAKPQDRIMVNIVNQTSMIYLSAVAAAIGFRMGLFNIGVEGQYLLASYTAATFAGAALLPGAVNVLATLVIAMAVGAVWSGIAGILRTTRGVSEVISTIMLNSIAAILVGYLLDKYGLHGGNQVRTKALPESSQLSGWLPFERPDGPIWTLGLLAVLVGVGFWVLLNKTRFGFDLRATGLSQTAAVASGIKVNRMVLISMLLSGAVAGLIWMPAYFGAAHTYGTTFQAGLGFTGIAVALLGRNQPVGMIFGAVLFAFLTAQSNSLTLQTDISPSIVQITQGVAVLAVVIAYELVRRYRIRLEQRTVAAARTAPAQEVTA; this is encoded by the coding sequence ATGAGCTTCGTCAGGCGCTTCGGCTTCGCCCTGCTCGCACCGGTGATCGCGGTGCTGATCGCGATGCTCGCGACCAGCGTGGTGATCTCGCTGTCGGGCAGTGACTCCACCGTCGGCGACTTCTGGTCGATCATCCTGGCCAAGCCCCAGGACCGGATCATGGTCAACATCGTCAACCAGACGTCGATGATCTATCTGTCGGCCGTGGCCGCGGCGATCGGCTTCCGGATGGGGCTCTTCAACATCGGTGTCGAGGGCCAGTACCTGCTGGCGTCGTACACCGCGGCCACCTTCGCCGGTGCCGCCCTGCTCCCCGGGGCCGTCAACGTCCTCGCCACGCTGGTCATCGCGATGGCGGTCGGTGCCGTCTGGTCCGGCATCGCCGGCATCCTGCGCACGACCCGAGGCGTCAGCGAGGTCATCTCGACGATCATGCTCAACTCGATCGCCGCGATCCTGGTCGGCTACCTGCTCGACAAGTACGGCCTCCACGGTGGCAACCAGGTCCGCACCAAGGCGCTGCCGGAGTCCAGCCAGCTGTCCGGCTGGCTCCCGTTCGAGCGGCCCGACGGCCCGATCTGGACGCTGGGCCTGCTCGCCGTGCTCGTCGGGGTCGGCTTCTGGGTGCTGCTCAACAAGACCCGCTTCGGCTTCGACCTGCGTGCCACCGGCCTGTCGCAGACCGCGGCGGTCGCGAGCGGCATCAAGGTCAACCGCATGGTGCTCATCTCGATGCTGCTCTCCGGAGCCGTCGCCGGGCTGATCTGGATGCCGGCGTACTTCGGCGCCGCGCACACCTACGGCACCACCTTCCAGGCGGGGCTCGGGTTCACCGGCATCGCGGTCGCGCTGCTCGGCCGCAACCAGCCGGTCGGCATGATCTTCGGCGCCGTGCTCTTCGCCTTCCTGACGGCCCAGTCCAACTCGTTGACCCTGCAGACCGACATCTCGCCGAGCATCGTCCAGATCACCCAGGGCGTCGCGGTGCTCGCCGTCGTGATCGCCTACGAGCTCGTCCGCCGCTACCGGATCAGGCTCGAGCAACGCACGGTGGCCGCGGCGCGCACCGCTCCCGCCCAGGAGGTGACCGCATGA
- a CDS encoding ABC transporter permease has product MSTTTEVDRSAPSDRARKIGGMYRTYWLVLLVAFVGLSLVRIATGADDITAANTLRAAILSACPILLAGMGGLWSERAGIVNIGLEGQMLLGTWGAAYFTYNYGPWVGLLGAAALGALGGLLHGLATITFGVDHIVSGVAINIIGLGATTFLAEAIFTDYQYGGPRQLTGLDSLPFVTVPGISDGLNSLNDKGWFVVSDLAGFLAALTTKISVVTILIAVIVVLTAWILWRTSFGLRLRSCGENPAAAESLGVNVYLYKYVAVLVSGGLAGLGGAFLALVAASGFTTNQSGGRGYIGLAAMIFGNWNPFGTLGASLLFGYTDALRLRSPSAVHALLLLVAVALLAFAAWRAYRGARTSAIVLGLLGAGFLAWFLLTDTVPREFTGMTPYVVTLLVLALASQRLRPPAADGQVYRKGSAG; this is encoded by the coding sequence ATGAGCACGACGACCGAGGTCGACCGCAGCGCGCCGTCGGACCGCGCCCGCAAGATCGGGGGCATGTACCGCACCTACTGGCTGGTCCTGCTCGTCGCCTTCGTCGGGCTGTCGCTGGTGCGGATCGCCACCGGCGCCGACGACATCACCGCGGCCAACACGCTGCGGGCCGCGATCCTGTCCGCGTGCCCGATCCTGCTCGCCGGCATGGGCGGGCTGTGGTCCGAGCGGGCCGGCATCGTCAACATCGGGCTCGAGGGCCAGATGCTGCTCGGCACCTGGGGCGCGGCGTACTTCACCTACAACTACGGCCCGTGGGTCGGGTTGCTCGGCGCCGCCGCCCTGGGCGCACTCGGCGGCCTGCTGCACGGGCTCGCCACGATCACCTTCGGGGTCGACCACATCGTCTCCGGTGTCGCGATCAACATCATCGGTCTCGGCGCGACGACGTTCCTCGCCGAGGCGATCTTCACCGACTACCAGTACGGCGGCCCGCGCCAGCTGACCGGCCTCGACTCGCTGCCGTTCGTGACGGTGCCCGGGATCTCGGACGGCCTGAACTCGCTCAACGACAAGGGCTGGTTCGTGGTCTCGGACCTGGCGGGCTTCCTCGCCGCGCTGACGACCAAAATCTCGGTCGTCACGATCCTGATCGCGGTGATCGTCGTCCTGACCGCCTGGATCCTGTGGCGCACGTCGTTCGGGCTGCGACTGCGCTCCTGCGGTGAGAACCCCGCGGCGGCCGAGTCCCTCGGCGTCAACGTCTACCTCTACAAGTACGTCGCGGTGCTCGTCTCCGGTGGCCTCGCCGGCCTCGGCGGTGCGTTCCTGGCGCTCGTCGCGGCGAGCGGCTTCACCACCAACCAGAGCGGCGGTCGTGGCTACATCGGCCTCGCGGCCATGATCTTCGGCAACTGGAACCCCTTCGGCACCCTCGGGGCGTCGCTGCTCTTCGGCTACACCGACGCGCTGCGGCTGCGGTCGCCGTCGGCGGTGCACGCGCTCCTGCTGCTGGTCGCGGTCGCGCTGCTCGCGTTCGCCGCGTGGCGCGCCTACCGCGGCGCCCGGACCTCCGCGATCGTGCTCGGCCTCCTGGGGGCCGGCTTCCTGGCGTGGTTCCTCCTCACCGACACGGTCCCGCGCGAGTTCACCGGCATGACGCCGTACGTCGTCACCCTGCTGGTCCTCGCCCTGGCGAGCCAACGGCTGCGGCCGCCGGCCGCCGACGGTCAGGTCTACCGCAAGGGGAGTGCCGGATAG
- a CDS encoding cytidine deaminase translates to MTAEFDWDALQAVAEEAMTHAYAPYSHFAVGAAATVDDGRVVSGCNVENAAYGVALCAECGLVSQLHLTGGGRLTHFVCVNGRREVIMPCGRCRQLLYENGGPTLLLKTISGVKTMDEVLPDAFGPDDLD, encoded by the coding sequence GTGACCGCGGAGTTCGACTGGGACGCGCTCCAGGCCGTCGCGGAGGAGGCGATGACGCACGCCTACGCGCCGTACTCCCACTTCGCGGTGGGTGCCGCCGCGACCGTCGACGACGGCCGGGTGGTGAGCGGCTGCAACGTCGAGAACGCCGCGTACGGCGTGGCGCTGTGCGCCGAGTGCGGGCTGGTCAGCCAGCTGCACCTCACCGGTGGTGGGCGGCTGACGCACTTCGTGTGCGTCAACGGCAGGCGCGAGGTGATCATGCCGTGCGGGCGCTGCCGGCAGCTGCTGTACGAGAACGGCGGGCCCACCCTGCTGCTCAAGACCATTTCCGGTGTGAAGACGATGGACGAGGTGCTGCCCGATGCGTTCGGTCCCGACGACCTCGATTGA